A single window of Candidatus Aminicenantes bacterium DNA harbors:
- a CDS encoding C4-type zinc ribbon domain-containing protein, whose translation MKEGLDILYALQQKDDQLKEIATVIQEIPLQIKALEDERDSRSEMIENAKKKLQANIDERKKFERDIAAIKEKIVKYKEQMKKVTTNKEYQGISNEIKFEEANITAVEEKIIEKMVGADEIMGVIRETEREFNQIAAEYNQKIKELHDYLEYHKNKLSEETKNKKELRSQVAANLLKAYDNLFAKKAGKVVSFVQTDFCGVCNIKIRPQVLSELVLSNDVLICESCGRILFKKIAGEDEE comes from the coding sequence TTGAAAGAAGGACTCGATATTTTATATGCGCTGCAGCAGAAGGATGACCAACTGAAAGAGATCGCGACCGTCATCCAGGAAATTCCGCTGCAGATCAAAGCACTTGAGGATGAAAGGGATTCCCGCTCGGAAATGATAGAGAACGCCAAGAAAAAACTGCAGGCCAACATCGACGAGCGGAAAAAATTCGAGCGCGACATCGCCGCCATCAAGGAAAAAATCGTCAAGTACAAAGAACAGATGAAGAAGGTGACCACCAACAAGGAGTACCAGGGGATCAGCAACGAGATCAAGTTCGAGGAAGCGAACATCACCGCGGTGGAAGAAAAAATAATCGAAAAAATGGTCGGTGCCGACGAGATCATGGGCGTCATCCGCGAAACCGAGCGCGAATTCAACCAGATCGCCGCCGAGTACAACCAGAAGATCAAGGAACTGCACGACTACCTGGAGTATCACAAGAACAAGCTGAGCGAAGAGACGAAAAACAAAAAGGAGCTGCGCAGCCAGGTGGCGGCCAACCTCCTGAAAGCCTACGACAACCTGTTCGCCAAAAAGGCGGGCAAGGTCGTCTCCTTCGTGCAGACCGATTTTTGCGGCGTCTGCAACATCAAAATCCGCCCGCAGGTCCTCAGCGAGCTGGTTCTCTCCAACGACGTGCTGATCTGCGAAAGCTGCGGACGGATCCTATTCAAGAAAATCGCCGGGGAAGACGAAGAATAA
- a CDS encoding permease-like cell division protein FtsX, which produces MRFLIYSVKQAMANLLRNKIVNSLCLGIIAFTLLVPGIFNYISFNLERYIDKLSENVEAIFYIKDNSDSGAIETLMQRMQANLLVKEVGFTSRDQAKTNFSREFPELTYILSEFNYSPFPASIDVTFQSDARNLIQVESFVRDIKNSPNVESVQLNMDWARKIANIKKFTTFAGLFLSAILLIVSIFIIFNVVKINIFYRRDEITILRLVGASDWYIKTPFLIEGFVLGFLGGLLAGGLLLATIKAFPLYAGFIFNIVKQLIDFRLLPQKIFWQLLATGTAIGLFSSFISLRRFIKHTPG; this is translated from the coding sequence ATGAGATTCTTGATTTATTCCGTCAAACAGGCCATGGCCAATTTGCTGCGGAACAAAATAGTCAATTCCCTATGCCTGGGGATCATCGCCTTCACCCTGCTCGTCCCGGGAATATTCAACTATATCTCCTTCAACCTTGAGCGCTACATCGACAAACTGAGCGAAAATGTCGAGGCGATTTTCTATATCAAGGACAACAGCGACAGCGGCGCCATCGAAACGCTCATGCAGCGCATGCAGGCCAACCTGCTGGTCAAGGAGGTTGGCTTCACCTCCCGGGATCAAGCCAAGACGAATTTCTCCAGGGAATTTCCCGAGCTGACGTACATCCTGTCCGAATTCAATTATTCGCCCTTCCCGGCTTCCATCGACGTCACGTTCCAGTCGGACGCCCGCAACCTGATCCAGGTCGAGTCTTTCGTTCGCGACATCAAGAATTCCCCGAACGTGGAAAGCGTCCAGCTCAACATGGACTGGGCCAGGAAGATCGCCAATATCAAGAAGTTCACCACCTTCGCCGGGCTTTTCCTGAGCGCCATCCTGCTCATCGTTTCCATTTTCATCATCTTCAACGTGGTCAAGATCAATATCTTCTACCGCCGCGACGAGATCACCATCCTGCGCCTGGTCGGCGCCAGCGACTGGTACATCAAGACTCCGTTTCTGATCGAGGGTTTCGTCCTCGGCTTCCTGGGCGGGCTGCTGGCCGGCGGGCTGCTGCTGGCCACGATCAAGGCCTTCCCGCTCTACGCCGGGTTCATCTTCAACATCGTCAAGCAGCTGATCGATTTCAGGCTGCTGCCCCAGAAAATTTTCTGGCAGCTGCTGGCCACCGGCACGGCCATCGGCTTATTCTCGTCCTTCATCTCCCTGCGCCGCTTCATCAAGCATACCCCCGGGTAA
- a CDS encoding CocE/NonD family hydrolase → MKKMFWLLLIVPCLLPAQHDAYPLTGIDESGQFRLLVNDGELATIAYTLDAKGNYLRTFKLTMAGQSVDYKLSISGGSGGDWQAMTITAPTETIQVERRQGQAVFKSKEQPYSVILKEKSLLYDNYGPALETFFLRAYDRKAGGKQTFNRYIIPAQFVDMELEFKNRQLRKIGDREEAFLLFEASISGLAIELWADEQLRICMEHVPIQRASFVRQGYDDLLAAINEDPLVSKPVYKLERRTVMIPMRDNIKLATDLYMPQGAEAEKYPLILIRTPYKKEMGEMDANFYGRRGYVVAIQDCRGRFASEGRWVPFFNEGRDGYDTIEWLAAQPWSNGKVGMVGGSYVGWVQLWAAVEKPPHLVTIIPNVAPPDPFYNIPYEYGSFFIFGSIWWAEILESRATGDLSGQAISRINERRFEKILQRLPVVELDKEIFGRINPYWRQWIENNRDGGFWEPVNFMKKLPGLDLPVFLQSGWFDGDGIGSKLNYGQLKLSRNPNQKLILGPWGHSDQASPRYGDREFGKEAAPDLKMMYLKWFDHWLKGIDNKILAEPLVRIFAMFSNQWLTGDTYPLPQTRFSKLFLGSAKRANSSRGDGMLAWEPPAAGKEYDAYVYDPGDPTPHPDWYYKSEEEIKKDKKLAINTDEEKKRIEGFHNGVTDRRSDILVFQTPALEKPVTMAGPVSATLYAASSARDTDWFVTMMDVDETGKIFPLVHGTIRARFRQSLEKPEFLEKDRIYAYTIDMWQTGITFQKGHRIRVEVASALFPMFSRNLNTGGHNEKETKFVKALQKIYHSAAYPSHILLPLVDLPAQ, encoded by the coding sequence ATGAAAAAAATGTTTTGGCTGCTGCTGATCGTACCATGCCTTCTGCCGGCCCAACATGACGCCTATCCGCTCACCGGCATCGACGAGAGCGGGCAATTCAGGCTGCTGGTCAATGACGGCGAGCTGGCGACCATCGCCTACACCCTGGACGCCAAGGGCAATTACCTGCGGACGTTCAAATTGACGATGGCCGGGCAGAGCGTGGACTACAAGCTCTCCATCAGCGGCGGTTCCGGCGGCGATTGGCAGGCCATGACCATCACCGCTCCCACCGAAACCATCCAGGTCGAGCGCCGGCAAGGGCAGGCGGTTTTCAAGAGCAAGGAGCAGCCCTACAGCGTCATTCTCAAGGAAAAATCGCTGCTCTACGATAATTACGGCCCGGCCCTGGAAACATTCTTTCTCCGCGCTTACGACCGGAAAGCCGGCGGCAAGCAGACCTTCAACCGCTACATCATCCCGGCCCAGTTCGTCGACATGGAACTGGAGTTCAAGAACCGCCAGCTGCGAAAAATCGGCGACCGCGAGGAGGCCTTTCTGCTGTTTGAAGCCAGCATCAGCGGCCTGGCCATCGAACTGTGGGCCGACGAGCAATTGAGGATCTGCATGGAGCACGTGCCCATCCAGCGGGCCAGTTTTGTCCGCCAGGGCTACGACGACCTGCTGGCGGCCATCAACGAGGATCCGCTGGTTTCCAAGCCGGTGTACAAGCTGGAACGCAGGACGGTGATGATCCCCATGCGCGACAACATCAAGCTGGCCACCGACCTGTACATGCCCCAGGGGGCTGAAGCGGAAAAATACCCGCTGATCCTGATCCGCACTCCCTATAAAAAGGAAATGGGGGAGATGGACGCCAATTTCTACGGCCGCCGCGGCTATGTCGTGGCCATCCAGGACTGCCGCGGCCGCTTCGCTTCCGAGGGCCGTTGGGTCCCTTTCTTCAACGAAGGCCGGGACGGGTACGATACGATCGAGTGGCTGGCGGCCCAGCCCTGGTCGAACGGCAAGGTGGGCATGGTCGGCGGTTCCTACGTCGGCTGGGTGCAGCTCTGGGCGGCGGTGGAAAAGCCGCCGCACCTGGTGACCATCATCCCCAACGTGGCGCCCCCCGATCCCTTCTACAACATCCCCTACGAATACGGCTCCTTTTTCATCTTCGGCTCCATCTGGTGGGCCGAGATCCTCGAGAGTCGGGCCACCGGCGACCTGTCCGGGCAGGCCATCAGCCGGATCAACGAGCGCCGCTTTGAGAAGATCCTCCAGCGCCTGCCGGTGGTCGAGCTCGACAAGGAGATCTTCGGCCGCATCAATCCCTACTGGCGCCAGTGGATCGAGAACAACCGCGACGGCGGATTCTGGGAGCCGGTGAACTTCATGAAAAAATTACCTGGCCTCGATCTGCCGGTATTCCTGCAATCGGGCTGGTTCGACGGCGACGGCATCGGTTCCAAGCTCAACTACGGGCAGCTGAAGCTGAGCCGCAACCCCAACCAGAAGCTGATCCTCGGGCCATGGGGGCATTCCGACCAGGCCAGCCCGCGCTACGGCGACCGAGAATTCGGCAAGGAGGCCGCGCCCGACCTGAAGATGATGTACCTCAAGTGGTTCGACCACTGGCTCAAGGGCATCGACAACAAGATCCTCGCCGAGCCGCTGGTGCGGATCTTCGCCATGTTCTCCAACCAGTGGCTGACGGGCGACACTTACCCGCTGCCGCAAACCAGGTTCAGCAAGCTCTTCCTGGGCAGCGCCAAGAGAGCCAACAGCTCGCGCGGCGACGGCATGCTCGCCTGGGAGCCGCCCGCGGCCGGCAAGGAATACGACGCCTACGTCTACGATCCCGGCGACCCGACGCCCCATCCCGACTGGTATTACAAAAGCGAGGAAGAGATCAAGAAGGACAAGAAGCTGGCCATCAATACCGACGAGGAAAAAAAGCGCATCGAGGGCTTCCACAACGGCGTGACCGACCGCCGGAGCGACATCCTCGTCTTCCAGACGCCGGCGCTGGAAAAACCCGTCACCATGGCCGGCCCGGTGTCGGCCACCCTGTATGCCGCTTCGTCAGCCCGGGACACCGACTGGTTCGTCACCATGATGGACGTCGACGAAACGGGGAAGATCTTCCCCCTGGTCCACGGCACCATCCGCGCCCGTTTTCGCCAGTCGCTGGAAAAGCCCGAATTCCTGGAAAAGGACAGGATCTATGCCTACACCATCGACATGTGGCAAACCGGCATCACTTTCCAGAAAGGCCACCGCATCAGGGTCGAGGTGGCTTCGGCGCTCTTCCCGATGTTTTCGCGCAACCTGAACACAGGCGGCCACAACGAGAAGGAAACGAAATTCGTCAAGGCGTTGCAGAAGATTTACCATTCCGCCGCCTACCCGTCGCATATCCTCCTGCCGCTGGTCGATTTGCCGGCGCAATAG